The nucleotide window GCAGCAGGGTGAGGAAACATCTGGCATGGAGAAGCTCCATCATGGACACACCATTTTTTCTAGGCAGCTCTGGGAGACACTGATTTACAGTGGATATGACaggattatttatttgtttatttatttattgagtgcCTTGCCTGCAAAACTATGacaataatattatattattttactcACAATTCTATCATCAAAttattctctctcctcttctctctcacagTCCCATTCTCTGCTGACCTTTTATCACCCTTTATTTTTGCCACCTTGCTAATTTGCCATTCTCAGTTGGCACCTTTGTaccattttattccatttaacAGACTTAAGAAATAAGCCAAGGTGACAACCTCATTCCAAAGCAGTGAGGCTGATAATGGTCCAGATCATGTCTTGTGGGAATTGTATTATTTACTCTCCTTTAATGAGATGGGCTCCCAACCTCTAACTCCACCAacctctccacacacaaactgcaacatTTAATATGCCTATCCACTTTTCTTCCACAGCACTCCCCTCTGGATTCGATCCCTGTTGCCGTCATcattcacttcctctctctctctctctctctctctctctctctctctctctctctctctctctctctctctctctctctctctctctcttttgcattcgttcagtgaaaacaaatttaaatgcaAACAAGGCAAATCTGCCTGGCATGTCCTCCCACAggaaagacattaaaaaaagcaaatgagaggaaaatcaTCACAATCTCTTCCCACAGGGCATTGCTCATAgacatggaaaagaaaaaaataagactaAATCGTTTTCAGTTCTAATATTGTTTATTACAGTAATCATTTGCTCATTCCTCTGACAAAGAAGATTACATTTCAATCAACATttttgtatgtgtacatgtatgtatatgaagAAGCTTGTTCAGCACGAGTCATTCAGTCCATCAAAAATGCAGCAgacactgttgtgtgtgtgtgtgtgtgtgtgttttgtaattttcttgttgaGTGATGCAGCTAAATCCATTGCCACTGCAAATTAAACAAAGCACttaagtgtgtgtctgcattcaCCTGTCATATGTGAAAATTGAAAGTATTGCAAACAATATTTCCACTGGGTCTGTGTAAGTGAGGCTCTGCTGTAATGGAACTACAGTATGCAGTGATCACTGTGGGTCTTAACCATGAAACAGGATTACCACATTTGAGCTTAGACTCTCATCTATGAATAATTACGAAATGTGATCATCATCATAATCTGTGGCTTACTGAACAGATGGTTCAAAAATTCTCACAGGTGTgtcagcatgcatgtgtgtgcagcccaGATGTTGAACACTTGTTTCCTGCTTTCACTGCTTCTTATCAGGCTTGTGACCGAGAAAATTAAGCGGCCAGTGAccactcaggcacacacactcgcacacacacgcatacacacacacacacacacacacacacacacacacacacacacacacacacacacagaaacacagactcaCATTTCCTGGAGTTCTGCCAAATCAGAGCACGTGTGGCAATGGCAAGCTACTTGCTATTAATCCATCCCACATACATTAACAACATTGCCCAGTAAGTGAAGGTCAAATACAGCTACAGTATCTGTCACCGAAAGGATTTTGCTCTTCATTTTTGCTGATACTTACATACTCGTCCTTTAATCTATGCATTACTTGTTTGTGCTTTGTGGCAGCACTACTCAACTATCTACgtacaaaatacaaattcacTGCCTCACCTTTTGTGTACCCATTTATCACTTTCATTTAAACTTACACTTTCATTTACACttaaatcagacacacacaccaatcaccATGCACTGAAACTAGAGACCCACCCACTGCctctcaaataaaataaatagttcTTGCAAATACTGATTCGTCTCCCATTCACAATAATGAATGAAACACAAACCAAATGTAGCAACATTTTACTTGAAATCTGGTTTTGTATGCATACTGGCTGCATAAGAGCTATACAGCAACATTCACGAATACTAATTCAAACTGTAGGTAGGCTTTGCCAAGGTGTTTGCAAAATACTTGTCATTTCTCATGAAGTGTAATGACATGACAATGCAATGGAACCATTATATAAGTCATCCTAATGATTGCCCTTTAAAGGAAAACGTGTCGCACAGATTTGGGATAATGAATAGTATAATTTGAAAACCTTATTCAGTAGGACTTAGTCAAAGTCTCATCTGCAAATTTCCATGCTGTGCTCATTGGGAGGTAATTTAATACAAAAtggaaactgaaaatgaaactcaCATAATTGTCAGAGAGTCCTCAATCTCAAAAATGTCTTACTACAGATAGGATAAATAATACTTTGATGGGAACGTGATTCCAGCTTTGAAAATATGAAGGTAGATGAACAGATTGTGCATTAATTGAAGTCAAATGACATTGGCCCCACCACTGCTGGATTAGATTTAGCCTCTTTTGACCTACTAACCGTAAAggactgtgctttttttttttttttttttttaaactgccaTTCAACATTCTGTCTGATTTCATCTGAATACTGTAACCATCCAAAATAAAATAGTCTCACTCCCCCGGCAGGCTACTCATTGCATAAAATCATTGCAAAATAGGCCTACATTACCAAATGCACTTCCTGCTGCATTAAATTTGAGGAGCCCATATACAAACATAACAAATAGCAAATGATCTAAACATCCagcaataataattttattttgttttatccaTATAATGTACACAAAGGCACATCTGCCTGAAACCATCagctaaaacaaaaatgcaagcCAGTAATATCAAGCCAGTAATATCAATAATAAGGTGGGCACTGAAaaacagtgttgtgtttctttatAATGGTGAAAACCTGACACTCATAACAAATGAGAGATGAAGTAATGAATGAGAGCATTTCTTTCGGCATGTTAGTAGTGGTAGGATTTAGAGTGGTGAAACTGCTTTGTGCAAATGAAAAGTAAAGTTTGAATTCTGAATTGCACTGAATCCCAGCAAATGCTGTGGCCTCAAGCTGAGATTATAGCACAAGCTGAGTCTGATCATTTTTGCTTTCTGTATGGCCTGTTTGGTttgttgtgtgcatgcatactttTATGTGCACACATGAACAGATTTATGCGCAGCTGTGTGTAGGTTCTAAGCTATGTTTGTAGCTTGGTGTCTTTTTTCAATTTCCAGTCCTAATCTTTGCATTGAAATAGGAGACAGAGgaaatgcagttttttgatGAATATTAATCAACCCTAACCCCATGATTTTGGAGGATGAGGATTAGAAGATGTGTATTAAAGTTTTTAGCTGATATGTCAGTCACTCTTTTTGATGAACAGTATCTACTTTGTTTGTATTGCTCACATGGCATCTGATTTACATGCAGATATGTGGAAAATTAGAAATAGTATTTGATTGCAGATCAGATCATAATTAGAGGTGTCATGGTGCATTTGTCATAATCCAGAAATgagtgattatttatttatttattttgtaataacaGGTCCAAAGCTATTACAGCTTTTTGCCCCACTGGCAGGCAGGGACTAAGGAATGCCATGTTGGTTGACCCATGTGTCCATTTGTTCAGCAtttgaaatttggtgagcacattTCTTCTCCCCAGAGCATGAACCCTGTCAAATTTAGTGGCATCATGACCTTCTCTCTAGTTCCACCGTCAGGCAAAGTCATGGACTGTACACCATACTGCAACATCTATTGGTTGGATTATCATGGATTTCATGCTCCTTGGAGGATGAACCCTGCTAGTTTTGATCACCCCATTACCTTTCCTGTACTACCATCCTCAAATCAATTGCCATGTTATTTGATTGGATGATAGTTATTCTTGAGTTTGATGACTTCTAGTGCCACACGtcaatgtcaaatttgatatctcaaAATGTTTTGGGCAGATTGCCGCGGCATTTGGAAAACACATTCATGCTACTCGGACGATGGGCCTTGTCAACTTTGGTGACTTTATGACCTTTCCTCAAGTACGATGTCAGGCGAAAAGGTACAAACCCTATTCTCCCACTAGACACATTCCTTTGACAGGTGCTACTTGTTGATTGTGGAGCAGTATTAGAGTCTGGATTTTCCATCACAGTTTCCATCACAAGAAACACAAGTGTAATTTCCACCATGCAACACAGATACTTGTATAATTTATTTCAAGAGGAAAGTGTTTGCACTTGCTGCTAGTTTCCCACACCCTGATAAAACACTTCGGGCTCTAGTTttgcagaccaggcgaggcgggggcatagcgcagatgcgcttcgccaactgggtgtggccaggcggattttccaagtttggcacgccgttctcggtggcacaagtactccgccgtccctcctaccggcggaggggaggagaaaaggcgtggagtgggtttgacacagccgattcacatgtaaccaatcaaatgagcccctgtccttgcctttaaaatgtgctgcgcgaaggcgtaatgaaagtttacacagctgacatggaggtctactgccgcaggcggagtggagctcaggagacaggcgcggagcggagaccggcgagcagtgtggacacgtcaccaaacctcacaggcaggcttccggaatgtcaggcacatgaacaatgcaataaataccgaaaaaaacactattcaatgctacgatcacaatcagcacatacatatatctccatatcaactgtcccgtcacaattgatgtcagatcaaaggagattggcaccgtttgtgctgattgtgaggttttgccaggcagccaaacttcgactgcgccggctccgctccgccttgcgctgaaagtagacgtggtttcagatggcgagcttttggcgcacctcggcgaagccttttggcacgaaactgtcactgcgccaagccgaatctgtcggcacctccccctgctgcgccgccactcccatctcggcgaacctccgcctgcgaaacttggaaactgtccgcctctgccgtttcgccggtcgaaactagctctgcgcggggttcgcctcactgcgccaccccgcgctgcgccgggaaactagagcccatcaTGTTTTCCAAGTGACTGTCTGTGCCACAGCAAAAGGGtcataaagatgaaaaaagtcTCATTAtgtctctctcagtttctctctctctctcatacatacACGAGGCACATAAAATACCCTGTTCACATTGTCATTGttataaagtaaataaatgagagCAAATTCAGTTTTATCTCAGTATTGTAGGTTTCATCGTGGATGTTCACATTCCAGGCCTAACAAGTCTCAGGTGGTTTTTAGATGCACAACAAGATGGCCTGGGCATGGATTCTAAATACTGTCAGAAGAAACTTTTCCAAAAGCATAATAGAGACAATTGAGTTACAGCCAACTTTCGGGTGTCACACCGTTACATTTCTAGTGTAATAAATAGACACTCCATGGAAGGTGTTTTGACACAGATAATTGGTGCATTGACACATTGTCCGTGCAATTTTTGGAGGGGTTGTTTCAGAATGTCTTCAACATAACTGCTTTGAAACACTTGTGCAGACTTTAAAACTGTTGACACTTTTCTGAGGTGTCTATGTCctgtatgtcatttttttctctgttcaccGTGCATAGATAGATACTAGATCTCTACTTCTGTGTATCATTGCGCAGTCAGAGGGGAGTGGTGCGAGAGCACAGGGTGTGGCAACAGATTTTTGGTAATTACATGACCACAGGCATGCAGCGCACCTGCAGCACATTTGGAAACAGACTTGGATTAGAGGGGTACATAATCAGTCAGCGCTCTGGGCCTGGCTTCTATCACGACCAATCAAATCACTTCTTTCCCTCCCCATTAAAAGCAGTGCACTCCACAACACAGCGCTCTGACAATTTTGTGATGGAAGAGAGCAGTCTGGAGTGGTTCCGCTGCAAAAGCTTCTCCCTAAGGGGAAATTGATGTCCATGTACAGGAACTGCAGAATCACTACAAGCAAATATGTGTTGCTCTAGTCCTATAGGAAAACTGTTACCCAATGTAGGAAATGGTTTAATGATATTAGGCTGAGAGCCAAACAGAAATAAGCAAAAACTTTAGGGACAGTTTGGGTACAGGAGGGGGGTATCCAAAAGCTAGATATCTACAGAGGCTGCAGCTGCCTCCACAATCCTCACTCTGTGCATGGTGCCATTTCCATCATGGTGCATACTGAAAGTCTGATGTTGGATGACATTCATTTACACCACAGCCATGTGTAAACACTTTTCCTGCTTTGTCCAACTTCCTGCTGAATAATGTCAAAGATTAATTGTCATAGGATCTGTTCGAGTGCACATTGCCCGGTAAATCCACAAAAACCATAGGACATGACTGTGCTTTGCACCATTCACTTTAGACATTGTTTAATCACGTGGCAAACACAGGCATAAGACCCTGTACTCAGTCAGACTATGAACCAACTGTGCATAGATTTACTTTTTCCTCTCATTCACCTTGTAAATCCTGCAGGTTGAACAAAAAATATTCTTCTTGGTTGCAAATCCATACCATTCAGTTATTGTCAAATCATCCAGTTTTATACAACACTGCTTATGCTGAGTacaaaaagatgcaaaaaagaGTTACATTGTGGCTTACATTCAGCAAAAACATAGAACTATAGATGATCACTTTATGTGCATGATTTGATAATCTTTCAAGTTTCTTTAGCAATACTAGCTAACTAGCCTGCGAGTGGCTATTAGCTAAGGACCGCTCAGCATTGCAACCAAGTGGCAAGCATCTTAGCTATCCATGGTAATGTTAGTTTGCCAGTGCCCATAAACATGGTTGAACAATGAGTATAAAGTATTTGTCAAGTACATGCCTTGAATTCTTTTCTCTATATTCAAGTCTATTGGTTTTCATCAAAATTAGACCATCTAATTTTGCCCTTTTTATTACAGAGCCTTgattttagtcattttgtgCAATTGGTATGAAAAATTAAATGGTATAGGAGCATACAATTTACAAAATTAAGATGATAACTTTAACATGTATCTTAACTTGTATGTTTTAAGTGGCATTATAATTACcaacatatgtatgtattttttggatcaaaattaaaatgaaaatacaataacTCAATTTGCATTTTCACATACTACTACGGACACTCCACATtactataaaattaaaatggaaagCAGTTTATTTAAGGATTTACCTTCCATAATCCCAGAGGACTCGGTTCTTCTGAATGCATGAACTCTCTTCTATTAAATCATTTGAACTTGGAGCAAATATTGACTGGATAATGGAGTTGAAAATTGCCATTCAGTATGAATATTAAGCGAGAAAACTATTGTGGCCTCAGTGTTACCCAATTtgcccttggggatcaataaagtatttctgattctgattctgattctgatccttCCGACCAAAGAAACTACAGTATATATGTAAACACCAAGTTCACtgcctttctttttctgcttttctagCATTACCCAAAGTTTACTCCAAGTTAGGCACAATATAGGCCGAGAAATCCATTCTATTACACATTACCTGTCCATTTGATCACGAAAAAGATAATTTTATGGGGTGCAGTTAGATGAGATTGGGCCATAGGGCCTAATCCTCAACTCTTAAATTGCATTGCAGTGTTTACCAGTACTGACACATCACCTACTGTGTTCAAAACCCTGCCgttcacaaataaataaaggccaaGTTCATCTGTTCATGGCTTGGTTGGTATTGCTAATTAGACTGTATGTTTTCTAGACAATACAATTACATTGTTGCCGGGCACACTTAACAATTTAGTAGATGGCTGAGACATCTAGTCAGCTTACAATGGCTGAGACTCTCTTTGTCTTCGTCTCCAGGGAATGTGTTTGTGGTGAGTTTGGCGTTTGCTGACCTTGTGGTAGCATTCTACCCGTACCCTCTGGTCCTCTATGCTCTCTTCCATGATGGATGGTCACTGGGAGACACTCAATGCATGGTGAGACCTCATCACAGTGTTTCTATATCCTGCTAATTACCAGCAGAGCATTAGGAACATCACACACATTaactcacacagtcacacttgtctctttccctctgtacAGGTCAGTGGCTTCCTTATGGGGCTGAGTGTCATTGGCTCCATCTTCAACATCACTGGGATTGCAGTGAACAGGTACTGCTACATCTGTCACTCATTCTCCTACAGTCGGCTATACAGCTATCGCAacactctgctgtttgttgccTTAATCTGGCTGCTCACCATAGTGGCCATTGTCCCAAATTTCTTCGTTGGTTCCCTGCGCTATGACCCACGAGTCTACTCATGCACCTTCGCCCAGAACGTCAGCAGTTCCTACACagtggcagtggtggtggtTCATTTCCTGGTTCCCATCGCAGTGGTGACCTTTTGTTATCTACGCATCTGGGTGCTAGTGATTCAGGTCAGTCTTATGCTTTCACTTCTGTCCACAATTACTTTCATCTTTTCAGGTTTGCTAAGGGTGCTATTaatggctgtgtttttttaataggGGAACAAATACCCCATTTGCAGTTAGCCATTCCATGTGGCTTCAGCTGACGGGTTAGCAATTGGATaggccaaatgcaaatgcatacaAGATGCACTGAGGCTGGATTTAAGGCTGtgtggagtgagagagggagagagagagagagagagagagagagagagtgtgtgactgagtgagtgagtgagtgcaaaagacagagagggagagagagagggtttgcatgtgtacacattcatgtgtatgtcTCAGTATCTTCCCTTTGATCAGTCAGGTAAGTCTGAAGCCAGAGTTGACCTGACTGTGGTTTTCTAGAACATTAGCGAAGGCATAGCTACTAGACTGTGACTAAAATGATCGCATAGCCAGCCTTTTCTTTTTGAGCGACAAGCAAAGACTGACAGGCAAAACGTTTTTATCAAGTAGATTTTTTAGCTTGAGTGCTGCAtattaaaaaacttttttttccccccatatttCCCATTCAGTCAACTTGGGCACTGCGCAAGAACTCTTAGGCATTGGGCCAAAGTCTCATAATGGCAGTTAAAACAATGGTGGCATTAGAAAAATGGACAGAGTGACACTGTCtgatccatgtgtgtgtttgtatgtgtgtgcatgtgtcagtgtgagtgtgtgggtatGGGtttctgtgcatctgtgtgtgtgacaggtagAGGGAGTAGGAGAATAAATCATTTCCAGCCTAATTCCTACCCAGTCTGTTTTCATCTTGAACAGGTGCGACGCAAAGTGAAGACTGATGAGAGTCCTCGCCTCAGACCCAGTGACTTACGGAATTTCATTACCATGTTTGTGGTCTTTGTGCTGTTCGCCATCTGCTGGGCTCCACTTAACCTGATTGGCTTAGCAGTGGCCATAGACCCGCACCACGTGGTTCCCCGAATTCCTGAGTGGCTTTTTGTGGTCAGCTACTTCATGGCCTATTTCAACAGCTGTCTGAATGCCATCATCTATGGCTTACTCAATAGGAATTTCAGGAACGAGTACAAACGCATCATCACATCCGTTTGGGTGACTCGGCTTTTTGTGACAGAGACATCACGAGCCGCCACGGATGGCAGGAGCATGAGGAGCAAAGCATCACCAGCGCCTGCACTCAACAACAACGAGTCAGTCAGAGATCGCATTGACAAGGAATGAAATCCGACTTTGAACTCAGGATGTTTGAGTctgttaaaggataattcctgTTTTTTATGTGACATCCAGATTGTTGTGCGGTTTGAGAGTAGTCTAAGAGCCACATGAAACTGGACTACAGGGACTAGGAGAATGTGTTTATTTggggtattttatttttttattgttgtaggAAATGTTATACAGTTAATATAATGGGTTATTGACAACTTAAGTGTGGGAAGATTAAACCAGACACCAGTTTCATCTTGTTCATAGGATGACtctcagatttaaaaaaaaaaaaaaaaaaaaaaaaaaatctatatatcacattaaaaacatgtaTTATCCTTTACTGTCTGTTCTTGTTCTTAGATGTATCGGCAAACTGGGTAAGAATTGATAAAGATTCACCTCTCTTAAGAACAAGTAAATCAATACACGTTAACTTCAAAAGCCTCAAATGGTATGAGTCACCTCACTTGAATGCTGGAACA belongs to Myripristis murdjan chromosome 14, fMyrMur1.1, whole genome shotgun sequence and includes:
- the mtnr1bb gene encoding melatonin receptor type 1B-B, coding for MPDTFTLLKNRTEPRLGQLERTLATEGNARPAWVIAVLASVLIFTTVVDVLGNLLVIISVFRNRKLRNSGNVFVVSLAFADLVVAFYPYPLVLYALFHDGWSLGDTQCMVSGFLMGLSVIGSIFNITGIAVNRYCYICHSFSYSRLYSYRNTLLFVALIWLLTIVAIVPNFFVGSLRYDPRVYSCTFAQNVSSSYTVAVVVVHFLVPIAVVTFCYLRIWVLVIQVRRKVKTDESPRLRPSDLRNFITMFVVFVLFAICWAPLNLIGLAVAIDPHHVVPRIPEWLFVVSYFMAYFNSCLNAIIYGLLNRNFRNEYKRIITSVWVTRLFVTETSRAATDGRSMRSKASPAPALNNNESVRDRIDKE